Part of the Zea mays cultivar B73 chromosome 4, Zm-B73-REFERENCE-NAM-5.0, whole genome shotgun sequence genome is shown below.
TACTTCTGGAGTGTACCCTTCTCCTGATGATGCGGATATAGAGGATTCTGTTGAAGGTTCTTACACTTCATAAATTGTAATTTATTTTAAAATTTCAACCATTCTTTTAATTGTTTCTAACATAAAACTGCATAGGTCAAACTAATGAAGCAATAAGTCGTGGTCCGAACAAACTTAAACATGTTTGGAACCTTCAAAAAGGAAAACGAATTGTAGTTAACTGTAACGAGCTCGGCCAACCTATTGGAGAGGAGGCAGGAGTCTTAGGAAAATTCCTTGGCATGGTTGCTAGGAATGGCTGCTTATGTAGCTTAAGCTTCAAAGATTGGAGATTACTGATAGGAAAGAAGGACAAGAACAATGAACAAAAAAACAAGCAAGATGTACTGAAGCAAGTAAAGGTGTGTATATTAACATTTGTCATCCTCTGAACTTTGAAGCAAAAATATAACTGAACTTTCATATGGCCATTTCATTTTTGTGTAGATGAGATTCCTATACCCTGCCCGCATGGAAAAGTGGATACTTCGAACTATTGGTGAGAGATGGAGACAACACAAGTCCAATCTAAAATCCTTACATTTTTGATGCGCATAGGAGCAAGGAAAATAATCTAAAAAATGTTCCAAAAGGCGTCTTAGATGATCAATGGGTCGCTCTTGTGAATAATTGGTTTACAACAAAATCACAGGTACATGGACAGTTTAAAAACTCATTATTCCTGTAATGAAAGACCTATGCTATTTAGTTTATATTCATGTTTTGTTGCTATGATAGGATATCAGTGAGGCAAATAGGATAAACTGCGCAAAAAGGAAGGCGACCCATACATCAGGAACAAAGAGTTTTGCTCGGAACAGGGAAGATATGGTATTTCTACAAACATAGTTGCCAATGCAATGCTTATTCCAATTCTCGAACATGCAGTATTGTCCTTACATTTATTAAGGATCATTTATTTGGTACAGAGAGAACAAGATCCAGAAAAGAAATACCCCCATAGGGTTGTATTGTATATCAATACACACAAGAGTAACATCACAAAGAACACAAACCCACATGTGGTACAATAAACTTTGCAAATGTGCTATATTTTACTGATTTGAAATACTTCTTCCATAACGCTTAATGAGTACACTTATGCTTTTACAAGGTTGCGTTGAAGGAACTATTAGTGCAAGAACCAAGTTTAGCTGACACTAGTCATGGAAAGGTTGCATGGAAAGGAGATGCGCTTAGCCAAATTTTAGGAGAAGAGAAGCCTGGCCATATCCATGGTATTGGCCTTGTTCCGAATCCAGATCAAGTGTTTGGTGGATCAACTTCAAGGCATCTAAAACATCTTAATTTAACCTCTTTGGATGCAACATCAAGTGAAGATGTAGTATCTCTTCGACTTCAAGTGGAAAAACTTATAGATCGTGTCCAGAAGCAAGATGATACTATACTAAATTTGCAAAATACCTTGGAACTGCAAAAAAGTCACCATGTAAATTCAAATCTGTTTTATTCCTAGCTCTTTCAAGAAAGGTTTTACTCAACAACTTCTATCCTAATACTTCTGTGTTGTTACAGGAATGTCTAGATGAACCTTTGTCGGCATCAAAAGATCTTCAGCCGACTATGAATCAAAAAGTTAATCTTCTTGATGAACTGAATAGCACAATGGTATGAATGCTTTACCTACAATTCCATCCCAGTTTTAAATTTTCAAGGTACCATTTAACCAATAACTATAAAGGCGGATGAAATCAAACATGATGGGTACGAGGAGCTGCAGGCCCAGTGCAAAAAATCTAAAATTCAAGAAAAGGTTAGTACGTTGTACTTAGCATAATTTTAGTCTATATTGTGTACACCTAGAACAAGTCATCAATTGCCCAAGATGCAAAATTACTCAAACACAAAAGAGTTTCTATTGCACAAAAGATCAATTGTATCCCTACTTTCGATACATTGATAATTACTATCTTATCAAACCACATTTTTGTTTAATATTGAATTCCATTACTCATTACTTGTGTTTAAGTGCAGGGCAAGCCACCAATGCCACGAGGAGGACTCCAAGGTGGTAGAGTTTCTACATCGTTAAATGTAAAAAATAGAAGTAATGCAGCCAAGGTGATGATCGATGTGGTCCATTTATTCTATTAAATGTTTATATTTGAAAATTGTCATACTGAATGTATTCTACACCATAGGTGATGAACCAGGACACTGCTCGAAATTCCTCTAATCATGAACCATACAAGAACAAGGTAGTAAAAAAGTTTATTCGGTATAATTTTAGTTATTTTCTAGTGTGGTTTTTGTAGAAATTGCATTCGTCATTTGCAGGGTTCTCTAGAAAATTATTTGCCAAGTACTAAAGACGATCAGTCTACATCAAAACGAAAAGTATGCATCTCAATCCTAAATTTCAGTATTGTAGATGTGTAGTCACACATATTTGATTCACTATATTATTGGTTTTCCTTAAATCAGCGAGTATATGGTCAATTTCAAAGTGAGGAATTTTGGACACTTGACGAAAATCATGAGACGGTACTACTgcactatttatttatttatttcaaaTTTGTTTAGTTTGCCTAGCTAATGATTTTACTTTATTTCAAAAATGTGTGTTTTTAAGTGTAGATCAAGCCACTACGAGGAGACACATTACAACCTAGTAGGATTTCAACAGGACTGAAGGTCACTTTTTTCTATTTCCCTATCTTACATCATTTATAACCATGCTTAAAGAAACGATGAAGTGTTGTTCTTGGTCTCTTTTGACTCTTCATATCTTTATTGAACTGAAATTGAAAGCTAAAATATTACCATCACACTATTTGTCACAAATTCGGCTTTTATCTTTGATACTTGTAATGATTCCCCCTTTTCCAGCCTTTTTGCACAAATATTGTGAAGCTGGGAAGGGTATATTTCATCTTATTATTTGTTAAGGTACAACATGGATAAAAGGTGGATGAATGAACCTAGGTATATTTCTGACAATGTTCTATAAACCATTATTTTGTAGTAATCACCTTTGACCAACATATCATTTTTGTACCTAATATTTATAGGCGCACGAAGGTCTACATAGATGGGATAGCTGGATTTATTGAGTTTGCGTTTAGCAATTCTATAGGTGGAAATAGAATTCTATGTCCTTGTAGAAAATGTGTTAATTCTCTATGGAAAGATGAAAATGAAGTTCGTGCGCACTTGATATGTGATGGCTTTCAAGAGGGATACAAAAGGTGGACTTATCATGGAGAAACAGACTCTATGCCTATTAATAGTCATGACTATAGTGATATAGAGGCTGCAAACAATTCAGATGAAGATGACATAGCCAATTTGGTTCAAGACATGGCTGGTGGTCTAGATGATAAAGGGGATTTTGAAGTATCTGATGGTTTAGATGAAACTGATGTAGATTTAGAAGCCATCAATCAGTTAGTGAAAGATAATACCCAAGAGCTATACCCAGGGTGTAAGAAGTTCTCAAAGTTGCATTTCTTAATAAGAATTCTTCACTTGAAATTGCTTGGAGGGTGGACAGATAAAAGTTTTGATATGCTACTAGATCTACTAATGGAGGCTTTCCCTGATGGCTTGGCATTGCCAAAAAATTTCAATGAAGCAAAGGAAGTAATTAAGTGTCTAGGACTCGGGTATATCAAAATTGATGCATGTGAAAATGATTGCATTTTGTTTAGGAAGGAGTATGCTAATTGTGATGCATGTCCCACATGTGAAAGGTCACGCTGGAAATCAAAAAGGAGAAGTTTAAATGGAAAACGTGTACACAAGGTTCCATGCAAAGTTCTTCGCTATTTTCCAATAAAAAGAAGGCTTCAGAGGTTATTTCTATCATCTAAGACAGCAAGTGACATGAGGTGGCACGATGAGGAGCGTATACAAGATGGATTACTAAGGCATCCTGCAGATTCACCTCTCTGGAAGGATTTTGACCAAAAGCACCCAGTGTTTGCTTCTGACAGTCGTAACATTAGACTTGCTTTAGCTATAGATGGTTTTAATCCGTTTAGGTCCATGAATGTTAGCTATAGCATTTGGCCTGTTATTCTCATCCCATATAACTTTGCACCATGGTTGTGTATGAAGCAAACAAATTTCATTATCTCATTGCTGATTCCGGGCCGTAGATATCCTGGTAGTGATATAGATGTTTATTTTGAGCCACTAATTGATGATCTGCTAGATATGTTTGTTGAAGGGGTGAGAACATACGATTCTGCAAAGCATGAGTATTTTCAATTACGTGCTGCAATAATATGGACCATATCTGATTATCCAGGCCTAGGGTACATTGCAGCATGTACTACATCAGGTGAAGTAGCATGTATTGAATGCCACTCATATACATGTTCTCTACGATTGAAACAAGGTACAAAAAATTGTTATATGGGACACCGTAGATTCCTGGGCCCAAACCATCCATATAGATTTGATCTAGATTCGTTTGATGGTAAAGTTGAGGACAGGCCAGCGCCTAGACCACTTTCTGGAGAGGAAGTTTTATTGCAAACAGAGAATATGCACACAGTGCATGGGAAAGGTTGCCAACATAAAAAGAAAGCAAAAAAGAAGGAAGGGGAGCCTACTATCATATGGAAAAGGAGGTCTATTTTTTTAGGCTTCCATATTGGAAGGATTTAATGTTACGACATAATTTAGATGTCATGCATATCGAGAAGAATGTGTGTGATAACATTGTCAACACCCTCCTAGGCATTCAACGAAAGTCCAAGGATAACTTGAAATATCGTTTGGATCTTCAGTCCCTAGGCATTCGAACTGAGCTTCATCCTATTCCAGTGGGTGACAAGTTATATTTACCACCAGCATCATATACAATGAGTGCGTCCGAGAAGACGTTATTTTGTGAGGTACTGAAAGGAGTAAAATTTCCAGATGGATATGCATCAGATATAAGAAACAATGTGGATGTGAAGGAGAAGAAGATTGTTGGGCTAAAGAGCCATGATAACCATGTTTTGATACAATATTTACTCCCACTTGCTGTGAGAAGGATTTTACCAGAAATAGTTAGTGCTGCACTTATTCGTGTGAGCAATTTTTTCAAGCAAATCTATTCGCCAGTTATTCGTATAAGCGATATGCATAAGCTAGAGTCAGAAATAGCTGagactctaagcattcttgagaCAATATTCTTGCCATCCTTTTTTGATATTATGGTACACTTAATGGTTCATCTCCCTACTCAAGTCAGAATTGCTGGCCCTGTTCAATTTCGTAATATGTACCCAGTGGAGAGGTAAATTTTAAAATATTTTAGCAATAAATTAAACTTAGTTTTACTCAAAGGAAGGTTTAACATATATGCCATTTCTCTTTTATAGGTTTTTAATGAGATGTAAGGGCCATGTTCGCACTAGGAGTCACCCAGAGGGGTCAATTGCAGAAAGTTATCTATTTGATGAGAGTCTCACATTCTGTTCTTGCTATTTACATGGTGAAACTAGATTTAACCGGAAAAAAAGAAATGATGATGGCTTCAATGTTGATTTAATCAATACCACCCCTTTCTTCCATAACATAGGTCGTGGATTGGTTGGTAAGCGTAGTGTCACATTAGACCACAAAACATGGCTTCAAGCACATAGATATGTCTTGTTCAACTATGACCATATAGAGCCTTACTTGAAGTAAGTTGAACATTATATTTTATAATCAATATCATCCATTTATTTCATGATTACTAAATTATAATGTTTGTTTAGTAAACATATAGAATACCTTTACTCTGCTGGTCATCAAAATCAAAGAGCAATCAGTCGTTTACACTATGAGACTTTTCACGAGTGGTTTAAGTCACACGTAAGTATCTAGGAAACTGTTTATATAGAGTATAGTTCCACATTATTTTTTTAGTGCAATAACAATCTTCAATATCATCAGGTGGAAACAACGAGTGAGGAAGTACCTGAGGAGATAACAATATTAGCTAAGGAGCCTAAcatggttgcacattcttatgatAGTTATTCTATAAATGGGATAAATTTCCATACACATTCTTATGATGTGGGTAGGTCAGTGCAGTGTAGTGGTGTAGCCCTAGTTGCACATGCAACAAGTTTTGATGGGACAAACAATAATAACCCAGTATCAATGAGCAAAACTTATTATGGTGTTATAAAAGACATTCTTGAGCTGAACTACCATCACCAGGGAAAAATAGTATTGTTCAAATGTGATTGGATTGATAACCGAGTACGAGACAAATGGGTCAAAATAGACAAGTTTGGGGTGACAATGGTCAACTTCAAGCATTTATTCAATACCGGTGACAAGGAATTAGATGAGCCATTTATTTTTGCATCTCAGGCAACTCAAGTTTACTATGTGCAAGATCCTATTGATGCTGATTGGTTTGCTGTTTTAAAGTCAAAACAACGTGACATGTATGATATGGAAGAAAGACTAGACAATAGTACAGAAATAGGTTCTTTCTTGCCAGATTTGGATGCAAACACGCAAGTGAATGTATCTATTGGTGGTAGTTGTGTTAGGACTGATATAGATGGAAATAATGGTTGCTGAAAACCAACCTAGCAAGTAAGATATGTTTATATCTGTTTACACAAAAATGTTTCATTTTACGTTGTAATCTCTTTGTCTTGAATCTTGATTGTAATCTCTTTATGTCTTGATTTAGGAGGAAAGTTTGTAAGAGGAAGAGGAATGGGTAAAGAAACGGAGGTCAATGAATATGAACTACAAAGGGCTGCCAACATAAAAGAAAATTTGAAGCGGATGAGATCTCTTAATCTCCATGTACCTAGTACTATGGTTAGTGAAGAAGCAAATGGATCACATCAAGCCAATAAGAAACATAAGGTTAATGTATTTCCCTATTTAATAAGTTCATGTTTTTTACATTTAATTTAATAGTACCACAATCTATTTAATACTGCTTGTACTTTCTTTCCAATATTTCAGTTTCAGACTTTCAGTTCTGCTGCTACTGCTATATTTCCATTCCAATTTCAGACTTTCATTTCTGCTGCTTCACTGCTTGTAATTTCAGACTCAGTGACCATTGAATTCACCAGTGACCATTGAAATTCACCAGTCACAAGTAACTAGATTTTTCTGCCATAGCCACATAAATTCACCAGTGACCATTGAAAATGGGCTGTTAGGCCCTTGGGATTTTCAGATGATAAATAGCAGTCAGTGCCAATTTCAGTGTTTGACTCAAACCTTGGAGAGTTCCTGTAGCTTAGTTGTAGGGATTTGGGCAAAGGTATCTTTGGTAAGTGGTAGCTTAATTCAAGAAGAATAAGGGGACTGAGGTAATTAAGCCTGGCACTACATAAAAAATTTTAAAAGAAAATCAATGCTCATATGGACTAACAGGTAGTGGCAACTGAGGGTTATTCAGTCGCTGAAGAACCATAGGACTGCATGTGGCACCTAGATTGGGGCTCTTCGGTACTCAAACCATGCAGTTTTTGGCTGAAGCTTCTGTAGTAAGTTGGTAGACCATAGACCTTCTTATAGGCTGTATGGCTTGGTGCTACACAAAATGTGAGGAAAGTGATTCCCAATTTGCCCTGTCAGACTGTGCAGATGGAGTTGGTTTCAGATAACAAAAATAAAAACCAGGGCAGGATGCTTGACTTTGGGGCAATGTAACACAAAATTCATGTATTATTAGATATGTAATGTTATAGCAAAGTGGAAGACCAATACTTGGTGAACAAGTTTGGTGTAATGGGCAAGGTCTGTGCTTATGTGGAATTCGAAGGGAAGTGGGGAGGAAATTAATATTTCAGTCGATTGATCAGATTCTAGTTTTTCTTTTTCAAAATGTCTGAAGAATATCCTGATCCCTTATCCTTTCTAGCAGATTCTGGGCAGCTTGTAGATAGAGTTAACTTGGAATTCGAAAGTGGAGTATTGGAAATATTTTTTAACTACCCTGAGTGCAGAGAGGAGATAAGTGTGGGGCATGTTCCTTGAAGATGACTCAGTTGCTGATTTGCTTTGTTGAAGATGACATAGCCAATTTACTAACTAGTTTTACCTCAAGGAACTCCACTGTTTTGCATAACTCAAAGTTCATTTTTTCGACTCATCCAATTCCTGCTCTTTTTGCGTAAGACGACCGTGTGGTTCCTGTTCTGTCTCCGCCGTAAGAGGTAATCTGACGTTCTGCCAACTGTTCAGATTAACAGCGCTACTGTTCTTTCACCCTGTGTTCTTCAACCCATTGTCAGCCAAAACATTGCAGCCCCTCCCTCCTGAGATCGCCCCATCCCCGACAGTGATGTTATCCTCAAGTCTGCCTACGCCAACCCTGCTATGCTAAACAGTTTTTTATGGCGCTGATGATTGACAGTATCTCACCAGGAAAAATCGCACCACCACTAACTGCAGTTGACTGAATTGATGTCCAGACGACTGAAATCGAGGAGGGGTGTAGTAAAAGAAGATAAATATTGCTAGTGCACAAACAAAAACACGGAGCACACCTCTAATTGACCAAACAGTGCCTAAGCAGAGGAACATAAGTGGGGAAGGCATCAAGAAGCATAACTCATAAACAAACCTAGTATATACAATTGTAATCAGATGCAATACATGGCAACTGCTGAGTTAATTTTATGAATTCACCCACCAATCACACAATGTAGAAAGCATCACCAAGACATCAAGTAATTTCAAGTAAGCGAAGTAGCGCACTCATCAGCAGAGGATGGACCATTATTAGGTCAAAAAAGGGACACAAGGCCGTGCCGTAGC
Proteins encoded:
- the LOC103653571 gene encoding uncharacterized protein isoform X1 encodes the protein MREQDPEKKYPHRVVLYINTHKSNITKNTNPHVVALKELLVQEPSLADTSHGKVAWKGDALSQILGEEKPGHIHGIGLVPNPDQVFGGSTSRHLKHLNLTSLDATSSEDVVSLRLQVEKLIDRVQKQDDTILNLQNTLELQKSHHECLDEPLSASKDLQPTMNQKVNLLDELNSTMADEIKHDGYEELQAQCKKSKIQEKGKPPMPRGGLQGGRVSTSLNVKNRSNAAKVMNQDTARNSSNHEPYKNKGSLENYLPSTKDDQSTSKRKRVYGQFQSEEFWTLDENHETIKPLRGDTLQPSRISTGLKVTFFYFPILHHL
- the LOC103653571 gene encoding uncharacterized protein isoform X2; translated protein: MREQDPEKKYPHRVVLYINTHKSNITKNTNPHVVALKELLVQEPSLADTSHGKVAWKGDALSQILGEEKPGHIHGIGLVPNPDQVFGGSTSRHLKHLNLTSLDATSSEDVVSLRLQVEKLIDRVQKQDDTILNLQNTLELQKSHHECLDEPLSASKDLQPTMNQKVNLLDELNSTMADEIKHDGYEELQAQCKKSKIQEKGKPPMPRGGLQGGRVSTSLNVKNRSNAAKVMNQDTARNSSNHEPYKNKGSLENYLPSTKDDQSTSKRKRVYGQFQSEEFWTLDENHETCRSSHYEETHYNLVGFQQD